The Streptomyces achromogenes genome window below encodes:
- a CDS encoding threonine aldolase family protein produces MAYTTDQGDEKTAQQRLRERRAAAHRAAERVVSRAGFRGTLRERLAHLHAHAPDVHDLDDPGDMYGNGVVGALEERVAGLLGTEAAAFFPTGTMAQQIALRCWAGRTGNPTVALHALSHPEKWERDAFSAVSGLRTVRVTGEPRLPTAAEVRGFEEPFGALMLELPLRDAGYVLPSWEELTETVEAARERDAVVHFDGARLWETTRRFGRPLHEIADLADSVYVSFYKSLDGLGGAALAGPRSLVEEAKTWRHRYGGMIFQQFPTALSALIGLERELPRLPEYVDHARVVAAALREGLAATDVPWARVYPEPPHTHEFQVWLPYEADVLAEASLLQAEETGTMLFAGAWERGGPGLAVTEVGVRSEGLTWTADDVKAAVADFTRRIPRAARIADGVEGIDGIDE; encoded by the coding sequence ATGGCATACACGACGGACCAGGGAGACGAAAAGACGGCGCAGCAGCGCCTCCGGGAGCGGCGGGCGGCCGCCCACCGTGCGGCGGAACGCGTCGTGTCGCGCGCGGGATTCCGCGGCACCCTGCGCGAGCGGCTCGCGCACCTCCACGCGCACGCACCCGACGTCCACGACCTGGACGACCCCGGTGACATGTACGGCAACGGGGTCGTGGGAGCCCTGGAGGAGCGGGTCGCCGGGCTGCTCGGCACGGAGGCCGCCGCGTTCTTCCCGACCGGCACGATGGCCCAGCAGATCGCGCTGCGCTGCTGGGCGGGCCGTACCGGCAACCCGACGGTCGCACTGCACGCGCTGAGTCATCCCGAGAAGTGGGAGCGGGACGCGTTCAGCGCCGTCAGCGGGCTGCGCACCGTCCGAGTGACGGGGGAGCCCCGGCTGCCCACGGCCGCGGAGGTGCGCGGGTTCGAGGAGCCCTTCGGCGCGCTGATGCTGGAGCTGCCCCTCCGCGACGCCGGTTACGTGCTGCCCTCCTGGGAGGAGCTCACCGAGACCGTGGAGGCGGCGCGCGAGCGCGACGCGGTGGTGCACTTCGACGGCGCGCGGCTGTGGGAGACGACCCGTCGTTTCGGGCGTCCTCTGCACGAGATCGCCGACCTGGCGGACAGCGTCTACGTGTCGTTCTACAAGTCCCTCGACGGTCTCGGCGGCGCCGCGCTCGCCGGCCCGCGGTCGCTGGTGGAGGAGGCGAAGACCTGGCGGCACCGGTACGGCGGCATGATCTTCCAGCAGTTCCCCACCGCTCTGTCGGCGCTCATCGGCCTGGAGCGCGAACTGCCCCGGCTGCCCGAGTACGTGGACCACGCGCGCGTGGTGGCCGCCGCGCTGCGCGAGGGCCTCGCCGCGACGGACGTGCCGTGGGCGCGCGTGTACCCGGAGCCGCCGCACACCCACGAGTTCCAGGTCTGGCTGCCGTACGAGGCCGACGTCCTCGCCGAAGCGTCGCTGCTCCAGGCCGAGGAGACGGGGACGATGCTCTTCGCGGGCGCCTGGGAGCGGGGCGGGCCGGGGCTGGCCGTGACCGAGGTCGGCGTCCGCTCCGAGGGCCTGACCTGGACGGCGGACGACGTGAAGGCGGCGGTCGCGGACTTCACCAGGCGGATCCCCCGAGCGGCCCGGATCGCCGACGGGGTCGAAGGGATCGACGGGATCGACGAATAG